A single window of Oreochromis aureus strain Israel breed Guangdong linkage group 7, ZZ_aureus, whole genome shotgun sequence DNA harbors:
- the fth1b gene encoding ferritin, heavy polypeptide 1b: MTSQIRQNFHHDCEAAINRQINLELYASYVYLSMAYYFERDDKCLPNFAKFFHNQSKEEVVHAEKLMTFQNKRGGKIFLQDIRKPDRDEWGSGVEALECALQLEKNVNQSLLDLQKMATEHNDPHMCDFIETHFLDEQVKSIKQLADWSSNLRRMGAPQSGMAEYLFDKHTMAEEGS; this comes from the exons ATGACTTCTCAGATCCGTCAAAACTTCCACCATGACTGCGAGGCTGCCATTAATAGACAGATAAACCTGGAGCTGTATGCCTCTTACGTTTATCTCTCTATG GCATACTATTTTGAAAGGGATGATAAATGCTTGCCAAATTTTGCAAAGTTCTTTCACAATCAGTCCAAAGAAGAGGTTGTGCATGCAGAGAAGCTGATGACCTTCCAGAACAAGCGGGGAGGCAAAATTTTTCTGCAAGACATCCGG AAACCTGATAGAGATGAGTGGGGGAGTGGTGTGGAGGCCTTGGAGTGTGCCCTGCAGCTGGAGAAAAATGTAAACCAATCCCTGCTGGACCTGCAGAAAATGGCCACTGAACACAACGACCCTCAT ATGTGCGACTTCATAGAAACACATTTTCTGGACGAGCAGGTAAAATCCATCAAACAACTCGCCGACTGGAGCTCAAACCTACGCCGGATGGGAGCCCCTCAGAGCGGCATGGCTGAGTACCTCTTTGACAAACACACCATGGCTGAAGAGGGCAGTTAA
- the best1 gene encoding bestrophin-2, producing the protein MTVTYSRRVADAGLGTFFHLLLRWKGSIYKLLYRELIIFTLLYYFFSVVYRFVLNDDQKRLFEKLSIYCDRYAELIPVSFVLGFYVTLVVSRWWGQFENVPWPDRLAALVGGHVRGADETSRLTRRTLMRYANLSGVLIYRSVSTAVYKRFPTMEHLVQAGLMTSEELRHLEDLPSPHNKFWVPCMWFVSLALRARTEGRINNDVALTALLTELNSLRAKCMKLYGYDWISLPLVYTQVATVAVYSFFLACLIGRQFLDPTQGYPGHEMDFYLPIFTLLQFFFYVGWLKVAEQLINPFGEDDDDFETNWLVDRNLQVSLLSVDEMYDSLPLVERDMYWNESEPQPPYTTASAEHRKPSFMGSALDISVPKEEMEFQSNLEQIKENEEANYSTPLLGGLGRLLGVHSPNFPRSSRVSLLRRRPGAPLSRFPLYLHTEAPLTQGQARQEGDPDYAFSTTPLYERPGFYSCPQTPIHCIPPAVPRPRPARRAQNDLDRSCSSLAPPTVGSQMLPPDTPNHIPPPPSSAFPWLSEDGDMQSAPTFSFPDPPPELCPISKLRLGHGLLSRRPPPPRLTLDTLPSADIQPGPASARAAGGGGERVFSFTPPSRTTAANPGNPNSSSSSINATSTNSAGTTGSLCNGTGHGNFSNHGNFSGNMRASNGGTNGGLSNNMNTVSTSAPSQQETNQQNSPNDSGISLAEGDLLGVLVDGGVNKAAGGREQD; encoded by the exons ATGACAGTGACGTACTCCCGCCGAGTTGCTGATGCGGGTTTGGGGACCTTTTTTCACCTCCTCCTGCGATGGAAGGGCAGCATCTACAAACTGCTCTACAGGGAGCTTATCATCTTCACTCTGCTCTACTACTTCTTCAGTGTTGTTTACAG GTTTGTGTTAAACGATGATCAGAAGAGGCTGTTTGAAAAGCTGTCCATATACTGCGACCGCTACGCAGAGCTCATCCCTGTGTCATTTGTGTTGG GTTTCTATGTGACTTTGGTCGTGTCCCGTTGGTGGGGACAGTTTGAGAATGTACCCTGGCCAGACCGTTTGGCAGCATTAGTCGGAGGTCACGTTCGAGGAGCTGACGAAACCTCCCGGCTGACCCGCAGGACACTTATGAGGTACGCCAACCTCTCTGGTGTGCTCATCTACCGCTCCGTCAGCACGGCAGTCTACAAGAGGTTTCCAACCATGGAGCATTTGGTGCAGGCAG GTTTGATGACATCAGAAGAGCTGAGGCACTTGGAGGATTTGCCCTCCCCTCACAATAAGTTCTGGGTGCCCTGCATGtggtttgtcagcctggctctGAGAGCACGGACTGAGGGTCGCATCAACAACGACGTGGCGCTAACTGCTCTCCTCACT GAGTTGAATAGCTTACGGGCGAAGTGTATGAAGCTGTACGGCTATGACTGGATCAGCCTGCCTCTTGTCTATACTCAG gtgGCAACAGTTGCGGTTTACAGCTTCTTCCTAGCGTGTCTGATCGGTCGTCAGTTCTTGGATCCAACTCAGGGATACCCTGGTCATGAAATGGACTTCTACCTCCCTATTTTTACCctgctgcagtttttcttctATGTTGGGTGGCTGAAG GTGGCTGAACAACTCATAAATCCATTcggtgaagatgatgatgacttTGAGACCAACTGGCTCGTGGACCGCAATTTGCAG GTGTCATTGTTATCTGTGGATGAGATGTACGATAGCCTGCCTCTGGTTGAGAGGGATATGTACTGGAATGAGTCTGAACCTCAGCCACCCTACACTACTGCCAGTGCCGAACACCGCAAACCCTCCTTCATGGGCTCGGCGCTGGATATCAg TGTTCCTAAAGAGGAGATGGAGTTCCAGTCCAATCTGGAGCAGATCAAAGAAAATGAGGAGGCCAACTACTCCACTCCTCTGCTTGGAGGGCTTGGTCGTCTTCTCGGTGTCCACTCCCCAAACTTCCCTCGCTCCTCCCGAGTGTCACTGCTCCGCCGCCGCCCTGGAGCTCCACTAAGCCGCTTTCCCCTTTACTTACACACAGAGGCACCTTTGACTCAAGGTCAAGCCCGCCAGGAGGGAGATCCTGACTACGCCTTCTCCACTACACCCTTGTACGAAAGACCGGGTTTCTATAGCTGCCCGCAAACCCCAATTCACTGCATCCCTCCTGCGGTGCCCCGTCCACGACCTGCTAGGAGAGCCCAAAATGACTTGGATCGCAGCTGCAGTTCTCTAGCCCCTCCAACGGTGGGCTCCCAGATGCTGCCTCCCGACACCCCTAACCACATCCCCCCTCCGCCATCCTCTGCTTTCCCCTGGCTGAGTGAGGATGGGGACATGCAGAGTGCACCTACCTTCTCCTTCCCCGACCCTCCACCTGAACTCTGCCCGATATCTAAACTCAGACTGGGACACGGCCTGCTATCTCGCCGCCCTCCCCCTCCTCGCCTCACCCTGGACACCCTACCATCTGCTGACATTCAGCCTGGACCAGCAAGTGCCCGGGCCGCGGGAGGCGGAGGAGAAAGGGTGTTCTCGTTCACTCCGCCCTCTCGCACAACGGCAGCAAATCCCGGTAATCCCAACAGCAGCTCTAGCAGCATTAATGCAACAAGCACCAACAGCGCAGGCACGACGGGAAGTCTTTGCAACGGCACAGGTCACGGTAATTTTAGTAACCATGGGAACTTCAGCGGCAACATGAGGGCAAGCAACGGGGGCACCAACGGTGGGTTGAGCAATAACATGAACACAGTTTCCACTTCAGCGCCATCGCAGCAAGAAACCAATCAGCAAAACTCGCCCAACGATTCAGGAATCTCACTCGCCGAAGGAGACCTGCTGGGCGTTCTGGTGGATGGTGGGGTGAACAAGGCAGCAGGAGGGAGGGAGCAGGACTAA